A single genomic interval of Candidatus Desulfofervidus auxilii harbors:
- the ndk gene encoding nucleoside-diphosphate kinase — MERTLVLIKPDGVERNLIGEIIKRFETAGFKIIGLKMLHLNKKKAEAFYAVHQGKPFFEELTEYMSSGPIVAMVLEGKNAVSKVREIMGATDPKEAAPGTIRADLALSKGKNTVHGSDSPENATIEIAFFFGQHELI; from the coding sequence ATGGAAAGAACACTTGTACTTATAAAACCAGATGGAGTTGAGCGCAATTTAATCGGAGAGATAATTAAAAGGTTTGAAACTGCTGGTTTTAAAATAATAGGTTTAAAAATGCTCCATTTAAATAAAAAAAAGGCAGAGGCTTTTTATGCTGTTCATCAAGGAAAACCTTTTTTTGAAGAATTAACTGAATATATGAGTTCAGGACCTATTGTAGCTATGGTACTTGAAGGAAAAAATGCAGTTTCTAAAGTAAGAGAAATTATGGGAGCAACTGATCCAAAGGAGGCTGCACCAGGTACTATTCGTGCAGACTTGGCTTTAAGCAAAGGGAAAAATACTGTACATGGTTCAGATTCTCCTGAAAATGCTACTATTGAAATTGCCTTTTTCTTTGGACAGCACGAATTAATATAA
- a CDS encoding DUF4412 domain-containing protein, which translates to MKKFLILVIFMFLLSSQAFADLTLKYVGKGIFSDESMIMFFSKSAMRTDAGKTSMIYREVPKREMIIINHQTKEYFVMDEAYLQQMKMMMEQMMAQMPPEAQAMAETMMQNQKKLHPCEHGIVKGKEKINGILTTVIEGCEIDINGHKEQAKFWVAEINSAGIKEKDFEICFHFVDFYTQFYPNFLKQIDIKYISNEDEFLRFGIKKPLLVKQAVFKNGKIAGEILLINISKKPIPSSIFNIPAGYKKMNMAITQ; encoded by the coding sequence ATGAAGAAATTTTTAATTTTAGTGATATTTATGTTTTTATTAAGTTCACAAGCCTTTGCAGATTTAACACTTAAGTATGTAGGAAAGGGTATATTTTCTGATGAAAGTATGATTATGTTTTTTAGTAAAAGCGCAATGCGTACTGATGCAGGTAAAACTAGTATGATTTATAGAGAAGTGCCAAAAAGAGAAATGATTATAATTAACCACCAAACAAAGGAATATTTTGTAATGGATGAAGCTTATCTTCAGCAAATGAAAATGATGATGGAACAAATGATGGCTCAAATGCCACCAGAAGCCCAAGCAATGGCAGAAACTATGATGCAGAATCAAAAAAAGCTTCATCCATGTGAACATGGAATAGTAAAAGGGAAAGAAAAAATAAATGGGATTTTGACTACAGTAATTGAAGGGTGTGAAATAGATATAAATGGCCATAAAGAACAGGCTAAATTTTGGGTTGCGGAAATTAACAGTGCAGGGATAAAAGAAAAAGACTTTGAAATTTGTTTCCATTTTGTTGATTTTTATACTCAGTTTTATCCAAATTTTTTAAAACAAATAGATATAAAATATATTTCTAATGAAGATGAATTTCTTCGTTTCGGAATAAAAAAGCCATTATTAGTAAAACAAGCAGTTTTCAAAAATGGAAAAATAGCTGGAGAAATTTTACTTATCAATATATCTAAAAAACCTATCCCTTCATCAATTTTCAATATTCCTGCAGGATATAAAAAGATGAATATGGCTATAACACAATAG